The Bradyrhizobium sp. CCGB01 genome segment ATATTTTTGCGGGACCTGGCCGGTCTCGATGATGGTGATGCGTGCCATGTGCTCCCCAAGGTAAAATGGTTGCGTAGCCTAGTCGCTTTCTGCCCCATGTTGCTGGTGTGGCGCTGTACCCCCCAGCAGGGTGCTCTCCTTGCGGACCTCGTTGAGAAACGCCTTGGCGAGGCGCGACAGCGGCTCGGCTTCCGACCATAGCATATAGGCGACCGCATGCGTCGTCGGCGTGAACGGCCGGACGACGAGGCCGCTGCCGCCGTTCTGCCGCGGCGAGAAGGGATCGACGACGGCGGCGCCGACGCCGGCAGCCGCGAGCACGCAGGCCGTGTTGCAGTAGCGCACCTCGACGGTAGGCCGGAACGGCGCGCCGGCGCGGGCAAAGCTGTCGCGCACGGCCTCGCCGAGGCGCGTGCCGCGTTCGAGGCCGATGAAGGGCAGGCCCGACAGATCCGCAGCCGAGATCACCGGCCTGTCCGCGAGCGGGTGCTGCGGCGGCAGCACGCACACCATCTCGCCGGTATGCACCACCTCATGCGCGATGCCGGGATGGTGCGTCAGCCCGAGCGCGAAGCCGAGCTCGGCGACGCGGCTGAGCACGCCCTCGATGATGCCCTCGTAGCGCCTCACGTCGAAGAACACGCGCGTCTCCGGGCGGCGACGCAGGAAGGCAGATAGCGCGGAAGGAATGATGCTGTAGGCGAGCGGCGGCGTTGCCACGATCGCGAGATGCCCGGAGCGGTTCTCGCGCAGGTCGCGCACGCGGTTCTCCAGCTTGGCGTGCAGCGCGAAGATCGCCTCGCTCTCCTTGTAGAGCGCCATCGCCTCCGCGGTCGGGAACAGCCGGTTGTTGACGCGCTCGAACAGCGCGAAACCCGCCTGCGCCTCCATGGTCTTCAGCGCGTTGCTGACCGCGGGCTGCGACAGTGCCAATTCGTCCGCCGCCGCCACCGTGGTGCGGTGGCGGATGACGGCACGCAGGATCTCGAGCTGACGCAGGTTCATATCACTGCCGATTATACTCCGGGCCAAAACATCATAGCAGAACGAATTGATTTTACAGCCCGGCTTCCGCGTAATGGCGACGGATTTGCACGTCGCATCAAAGGGTTCATTCGCCCATTGAGGCAGCACTGCGCACAGATTGGAGGCAATCTTGGTTCGTGTCCTTCGCGCCGCCGCCGCACAGATGGGGCCGACGCAAAAAGCCGATACGCGCGAGCATACGCTGAAGCGGATGCTCGACATGCTGGAGGAGGCCGCCGGCCGCGGCGCCAGCCTCGTGGTGTTCCCCGAGCTCGCTTTCACCACCTTCTTCCCGCGCTGGCTGCTCGAAGGCGAAGCGCTCGACCATTATTTCGAGCGCGGCATGCCGAACCCGGCCGTGGCAAAGCTGTTCGACCGCGCGCGTGCGCTGCGCGTCGGCTTCTATGTCGGTTATGCCGAGCAGACAGCTGACGGACGGCGCTACAATTGCGCCATCCTGGTCGACCGCGACGGCGAGATTCTCGGCCGCTATCGCAAGGTGCATCTGCCGGGCTCGGTCGAGC includes the following:
- a CDS encoding LysR family transcriptional regulator is translated as MNLRQLEILRAVIRHRTTVAAADELALSQPAVSNALKTMEAQAGFALFERVNNRLFPTAEAMALYKESEAIFALHAKLENRVRDLRENRSGHLAIVATPPLAYSIIPSALSAFLRRRPETRVFFDVRRYEGIIEGVLSRVAELGFALGLTHHPGIAHEVVHTGEMVCVLPPQHPLADRPVISAADLSGLPFIGLERGTRLGEAVRDSFARAGAPFRPTVEVRYCNTACVLAAAGVGAAVVDPFSPRQNGGSGLVVRPFTPTTHAVAYMLWSEAEPLSRLAKAFLNEVRKESTLLGGTAPHQQHGAESD